The genomic region TTGATTATGCAAAAGAATTTAGTGTTGCTGGAAAATGTTGTATTGTAACAGGTGGAGCACAAGGTCTTTCAAGAGGAATGGCTGAAGGTTTATTGGAAAATGGAGCCCGAGTCGTGTTGATGGATATTCAAGAAGACAAATTGAAACAGGTGGTTGAATCCTATAATGATATGGGATATCAGGCTTATGGTGTCAGTGGAAATTTGAGTGATAGAAAGGATATCGATCGTATGTTCACAAAAGCGATGGAATATCTTGGCGGGCGATTGGATGTCCTTATTCCTGCTGCAGGTATTCAGCGTCGTCATTTACCTGAAGAGTTCCCGATGGACGAATGGGATCTTGTGATTAATATTAACTTGAACCATGTATTTATTATGTGTCAAAAAGCTTTAAAAGTGATGTTAACGCAGCCTGAAGGCGGAAAAATTATCAATATTGGTTCTATGGTTTCTTGGTTTGGAGGAACTACGGTTCCTGCATATACAGCAGCGAAAGGTGCTGTGACGCAACTTACTAAAAGTTTGGCAGTTGATTGTGCTGGACGTAACATTAATATTAATGCACTGGCTCCTGGCTATATGGATACTGAGATGTGTGCAAATATGAGTCAATCAAGAAAAGATGAATGTACGCTTAGAATTCCTGCAGGTCGTTGGGGTACACCTGAGGATATGAAAGGTCCTGTACTTTTCTTGGCTTCCCATGCTTCAGATTATCTTAATGGTGCAATCATTCCAGTAGATGGAGCTTACCTTGTAAAATAATAATTTTGTATGCAACGTAATAAAA from Spirochaetia bacterium harbors:
- a CDS encoding SDR family oxidoreductase codes for the protein MKFDYAKEFSVAGKCCIVTGGAQGLSRGMAEGLLENGARVVLMDIQEDKLKQVVESYNDMGYQAYGVSGNLSDRKDIDRMFTKAMEYLGGRLDVLIPAAGIQRRHLPEEFPMDEWDLVININLNHVFIMCQKALKVMLTQPEGGKIINIGSMVSWFGGTTVPAYTAAKGAVTQLTKSLAVDCAGRNININALAPGYMDTEMCANMSQSRKDECTLRIPAGRWGTPEDMKGPVLFLASHASDYLNGAIIPVDGAYLVK